A single Micromonospora sp. CCTCC AA 2012012 DNA region contains:
- a CDS encoding response regulator — MTQMAKALLVDDRRENLMALEAILQGLPVQSVAVESGEAALKQLLVDDFAVILLDAQMPDMDGFETASHIKRRERTRHVPIIFLTAADKDAQLALRGYAVGAVDYLTKPFDPWVLRAKVSVFVELWVKTRQLAAQSDVVRERDAQWRALTDAVDEASALLRADDSTEARDRAVDLLEQARWGNTH, encoded by the coding sequence GTGACACAGATGGCCAAGGCGCTGCTGGTCGACGACCGTCGGGAGAACCTGATGGCGCTGGAGGCGATCCTCCAGGGGCTCCCGGTGCAGTCGGTCGCCGTGGAGAGCGGCGAGGCGGCGCTCAAGCAGCTCCTGGTGGACGACTTCGCGGTGATCCTGCTGGACGCCCAGATGCCGGACATGGACGGGTTCGAGACGGCCAGCCACATCAAGCGGCGGGAGCGGACCCGGCACGTGCCGATCATCTTCCTCACCGCGGCGGACAAGGACGCCCAGCTCGCGCTCCGCGGCTACGCGGTCGGCGCGGTCGACTACCTGACCAAGCCGTTCGACCCGTGGGTGCTGCGGGCGAAGGTGTCGGTCTTCGTGGAGCTGTGGGTGAAGACCCGGCAGCTCGCCGCCCAGTCCGACGTGGTCCGGGAGCGGGACGCCCAGTGGCGGGCGCTCACCGACGCCGTCGACGAGGCGAGTGCGCTGCTGCGCGCCGACGACAGCACGGAGGCCCGGGACCGCGCGGTCGATCTGCTGGAGCAGGCCCGCTGGGGCAACACGCACTGA
- a CDS encoding ABC transporter ATP-binding protein, whose amino-acid sequence METPIEVSGLVKTFGRIRALDGLDLTVRAGEVHGFLGPNGSGKSTTIRVLLGLLRADAGAVRLLGGDPWRDAVALHRRLAYVPGDVTLWPNLSGGEVIDLLGRMRGGLDPKRRAELLESFELDPRKKGRAYSKGNRQKVGLVAALASDVELLVLDEPTSGLDPLMEEVFQHWIRRARQDGRTVLLSSHILAEVEALCDRVTIIRNGRSVETGTLTELRHLHRTSIDAEVAAPLDGIGDLPGVHDLRIDGNRVRFDVDTAALDTALRRLTELGVRSLISQPPTLEELFLRHYESTGTADPADSPAGATR is encoded by the coding sequence ATGGAAACTCCGATTGAGGTGTCCGGCCTGGTGAAGACCTTCGGCCGGATCCGCGCGCTCGACGGACTCGACCTCACCGTGCGCGCCGGGGAGGTGCACGGCTTCCTCGGCCCCAACGGCTCCGGCAAGTCCACCACCATCCGGGTGCTGCTCGGCCTGCTGCGGGCGGACGCGGGGGCCGTCCGACTGCTCGGCGGCGACCCGTGGCGGGACGCCGTCGCCCTGCACCGCCGGCTGGCGTACGTCCCGGGTGACGTCACCCTCTGGCCCAACCTCTCCGGCGGCGAGGTGATCGACCTGCTCGGCCGGATGCGCGGCGGGCTGGACCCGAAGCGCCGCGCCGAGCTGCTCGAATCGTTCGAGCTGGACCCGCGCAAGAAGGGGCGGGCCTACTCCAAGGGCAACCGGCAGAAGGTCGGCCTGGTCGCCGCCCTCGCCTCCGACGTGGAACTGCTCGTCCTCGACGAACCCACCTCCGGGCTGGACCCGCTGATGGAGGAGGTCTTCCAGCACTGGATCCGCCGGGCCCGCCAGGACGGCCGCACCGTGCTGCTCTCCAGCCACATCCTCGCCGAGGTGGAGGCGCTCTGCGACCGGGTCACGATCATCCGGAACGGGCGGTCGGTGGAGACCGGCACCCTCACCGAGCTGCGCCACCTGCACCGCACCTCGATCGACGCGGAGGTCGCCGCCCCGCTCGACGGGATCGGTGACCTGCCCGGAGTGCACGACCTGCGGATCGACGGCAACCGGGTGCGCTTCGACGTGGACACCGCCGCGCTGGACACCGCGCTGCGCCGGCTCACCGAACTCGGCGTACGCAGCCTGATCAGCCAGCCGCCCACGCTGGAGGAGCTGTTCCTGCGCCACTACGAGTCCACCGGGACCGCCGACCCCGCCGACTCCCCCGCTGGGGCGACCCGATGA
- a CDS encoding HAMP domain-containing protein, whose protein sequence is MTTAKQSVAADPSAPDHEVLLGELVEALRRVRGGDLRVRLPRRAGKAGEVADAFNDVVSLQERQHLDLRRISRIVGRDGRLTERLDDEGLDGSWAEGQRAVNSLIDDLGRPTTEIARVIVAVADGDLSQHMALEIDGRPLRGEYLRIGRTVNTMVDQLSSFSNEVTRVAREVGTEGKLGGQADVRGVAGTWKDLTDSVNTMASNLTYQVRSISQVATAVAKGDLSQKITVSAKGEVAELAHTFNSLTDTLRLFAEQVTRVAREVGTEGKLGGQAEVPNVAGTWKDLTDSVNSMASNLTAQVRNIAQVSTAVARGDLSQKITVAAQGEILELKDTVNTMVDQLSSFADEVTRVAREVGIEGKLGGQAQVRGVSGTWRDLTENVNQLAGNLTSQVRNISQVSTAVAKGDLSQKITVDAQGEILELKNTVNTMVDQLSSFADEVTRVAREVGTEGKLGGQAQVKGVLGTWRDLTDNVNSMASNLTSQVRNIASVTTAVAKGDLSQKITVDARGEILELKSTVNTMVDQLSSFADEVTRVAREVGTEGKLGGQAQVRGVAGTWRDLTDNVNSMASNLTAQVRNIAQVSTAVAKGDLSQKITVDARGEILELKSTVNTMVDQLSSFADEVTRVAREVGTEGKLGGQAQVKGVSGTWRDLTDNVNSMASNLTGQVRNIASVTTAVAKGDLGQKITVDAQGEILELKNTVNTMVDQLSSFADEVTRVAREVGIEGKLGGQAQVKGVSGTWRDLTENVNQLASTLTTQLRAIAQVSTSVTRGDLTQRIAVKAQGEVAELKDNINQMIVTLRETTKKNAEQGWLDSNLARIGGLLQGQRDLGEVCRMIMMEVTPLVDAQLGAFFLADSSDGSMRLRLTASYGYVARGHDVTFGPGEGLVGQAALSRRTIRVNAQPDGRLVLRSGLAETPPADLVVLPVLFEGELLGVIEFAGVTTFSELHLAFLERLVLTIGVAVNTIQANRRTEELLAQSQRLAHELQEQSAELQRTNAELEDKAQLLSEQKANIETQNREIELARLGLEDKAQQLTRASAYKSEFLANMSHELRTPLNSLLLLARLLVENSEQNLTPKQIEFARTIHGSGSDLLSLIDDILDLSKIEAGRMDVEPTEIRFSEIRGYVEQAFAPQAEEKGLDFQVRIAKDLPPALVTDAQRLQQILRNLLSNAMKFTDNGAVTLRIAPAAENAVFDVPALTNARQVIAFTVIDSGIGISDDKLSLIFEAFQQADGTTSRRYGGTGLGLSISRDLARLLGGAISVSSAPGQGSTFTLFVPDVLAPDAVVAPQAPSPSRAGLPSSLLMPMDVPQPAETPSTRRLDGVTVLIVDDDVRNVFALTSALELHGMTVLYSDNGADGVRLLAEHPEVDIVLMDAMMPDQDGYETTRQIRRNHRFADLPIVFLTAKAMPGDRESALAAGGSDYITKPVDLDELIELMASWISGGRGEENS, encoded by the coding sequence ATGACCACGGCGAAACAGTCGGTAGCCGCGGACCCGTCCGCGCCGGACCACGAGGTGCTGCTCGGCGAGCTGGTCGAGGCGCTGCGGCGGGTGCGCGGCGGTGACCTGCGCGTACGCCTGCCCCGGCGGGCCGGTAAGGCCGGTGAGGTGGCCGACGCCTTCAACGACGTGGTGTCGCTCCAGGAGCGGCAGCACCTGGACCTGCGCCGGATCAGCCGGATCGTCGGCCGGGACGGCCGGCTCACCGAACGCCTCGACGACGAGGGTCTGGACGGCTCCTGGGCGGAGGGGCAGCGGGCGGTCAACTCGCTCATCGACGACCTGGGGCGACCCACCACGGAGATCGCCCGGGTGATCGTGGCGGTGGCTGACGGCGACCTCTCCCAGCACATGGCGCTGGAGATCGACGGTCGCCCGCTGCGCGGCGAGTACCTGCGCATCGGCCGCACCGTGAACACGATGGTCGACCAGCTCTCGTCCTTCTCCAACGAGGTGACCCGGGTGGCCCGCGAGGTGGGCACCGAGGGCAAGCTCGGCGGCCAGGCCGACGTACGCGGGGTCGCCGGCACCTGGAAGGACCTCACCGACTCGGTGAACACCATGGCGTCGAACCTGACGTACCAGGTGCGGTCGATCTCGCAGGTGGCCACGGCGGTGGCGAAGGGTGACCTGTCGCAGAAGATCACCGTGTCGGCGAAGGGCGAGGTGGCCGAGCTGGCGCACACCTTCAACTCGTTGACCGACACGCTGCGCCTCTTCGCCGAGCAGGTGACCCGGGTGGCCCGGGAGGTGGGCACCGAGGGCAAGCTGGGCGGCCAGGCGGAGGTGCCGAACGTCGCCGGCACCTGGAAGGACCTGACCGACAGCGTCAACTCGATGGCGTCGAACCTGACCGCCCAGGTGCGGAACATCGCCCAGGTCTCCACGGCGGTTGCCCGGGGCGACCTCAGTCAGAAGATCACGGTCGCCGCGCAGGGCGAGATCCTGGAGCTGAAGGACACCGTGAACACGATGGTGGACCAGCTCAGCTCGTTCGCCGACGAGGTGACCCGGGTGGCCCGTGAGGTGGGCATCGAGGGCAAGTTGGGCGGTCAGGCGCAGGTACGCGGCGTCTCCGGCACCTGGCGGGACCTGACCGAGAACGTGAACCAGCTCGCCGGCAACCTGACCAGTCAGGTCCGCAACATCTCGCAGGTCTCCACGGCGGTCGCCAAGGGTGACCTGAGCCAGAAGATCACGGTGGACGCGCAGGGCGAGATCCTGGAGCTGAAGAACACCGTCAACACGATGGTCGACCAGCTCTCGTCGTTCGCCGACGAGGTGACCCGGGTGGCCCGCGAGGTGGGCACCGAGGGCAAGCTCGGCGGCCAGGCCCAGGTCAAGGGCGTCCTCGGCACCTGGCGGGACCTGACCGACAACGTGAACTCGATGGCGTCGAACCTGACCAGCCAGGTGCGGAACATCGCCTCGGTCACCACCGCCGTCGCCAAGGGCGACCTGTCGCAGAAGATCACCGTGGATGCCCGGGGCGAGATCCTGGAGCTGAAGTCGACGGTCAACACGATGGTCGACCAGCTCTCGTCGTTCGCCGACGAGGTGACCCGGGTGGCCCGTGAGGTGGGCACCGAGGGCAAGCTGGGCGGCCAGGCGCAGGTGCGCGGCGTGGCCGGCACCTGGCGGGACCTGACCGACAACGTGAACTCGATGGCGTCGAACCTGACCGCCCAGGTGCGGAACATCGCCCAGGTCTCCACCGCGGTGGCGAAGGGCGACCTGTCGCAGAAGATCACCGTGGACGCGCGGGGCGAGATCCTGGAGCTGAAGTCGACGGTCAACACGATGGTCGACCAGCTCTCGTCGTTCGCGGACGAGGTGACCCGGGTGGCCCGCGAGGTGGGCACCGAGGGCAAGCTCGGCGGTCAGGCCCAGGTCAAGGGCGTCAGCGGTACCTGGCGGGACCTGACCGACAACGTGAACTCGATGGCGTCGAACCTGACCGGTCAGGTGCGCAACATCGCCTCGGTCACCACGGCGGTGGCGAAGGGCGACCTCGGCCAGAAGATCACGGTGGACGCGCAGGGCGAGATCCTGGAGCTGAAGAACACCGTCAACACGATGGTCGACCAGCTCAGCTCGTTCGCCGACGAGGTGACCCGGGTGGCCCGCGAGGTCGGCATCGAGGGCAAGCTCGGCGGTCAGGCCCAGGTGAAGGGGGTCTCTGGCACCTGGCGGGACCTCACCGAGAACGTGAACCAGCTCGCCTCGACGTTGACCACCCAGCTCCGGGCGATCGCGCAGGTCTCCACCTCGGTGACCCGGGGGGACCTGACCCAGCGGATCGCGGTGAAGGCGCAGGGCGAGGTCGCCGAGCTGAAGGACAACATCAACCAGATGATCGTCACCCTCCGGGAGACGACCAAGAAGAACGCCGAGCAGGGCTGGCTGGACTCCAACCTGGCCCGGATCGGTGGCCTGCTCCAGGGTCAGCGGGACCTCGGCGAGGTCTGCCGCATGATCATGATGGAGGTGACCCCGCTGGTGGACGCGCAGCTCGGCGCGTTCTTCCTGGCGGACAGCTCCGACGGCAGCATGCGGCTGCGGCTGACGGCGTCGTACGGCTACGTGGCGCGGGGACACGACGTGACCTTCGGGCCCGGCGAGGGCCTGGTCGGGCAGGCCGCCCTGTCCCGCCGGACGATCCGGGTCAACGCCCAGCCCGACGGGCGGCTGGTGCTGCGTTCCGGGCTGGCCGAGACGCCCCCCGCCGACCTGGTCGTGCTCCCCGTCCTCTTCGAGGGCGAGCTGCTCGGCGTGATCGAGTTCGCCGGGGTGACCACCTTCTCCGAGCTGCACCTGGCGTTCCTGGAGCGGCTGGTGCTGACCATCGGGGTGGCGGTCAACACCATCCAGGCCAACCGGCGTACGGAGGAGCTGCTGGCCCAGTCGCAGCGGCTGGCGCACGAGTTGCAGGAGCAGTCGGCGGAGTTGCAGCGCACCAACGCCGAGCTGGAGGACAAGGCCCAGCTGCTGTCGGAGCAGAAGGCCAACATCGAGACCCAGAACCGGGAGATCGAGCTGGCCCGGCTCGGCCTGGAGGACAAGGCGCAGCAGCTCACCCGGGCGTCGGCGTACAAGTCGGAGTTCCTGGCGAACATGAGCCACGAGCTGCGTACACCGCTGAACTCGCTGCTGCTGCTGGCCCGGCTGCTGGTGGAGAACTCGGAGCAGAACCTGACGCCGAAGCAGATCGAGTTCGCCCGGACCATCCACGGCTCCGGCTCGGACCTGCTCTCGCTGATCGACGACATCCTCGACCTGTCGAAGATCGAGGCGGGCCGGATGGACGTCGAGCCGACCGAGATCCGCTTCTCGGAGATCCGCGGCTACGTCGAGCAGGCGTTCGCCCCGCAGGCCGAGGAGAAGGGCCTCGACTTCCAGGTACGCATCGCCAAGGACCTGCCGCCGGCGCTGGTCACCGACGCCCAGCGGTTGCAGCAGATCCTGCGCAACCTGCTCTCCAACGCGATGAAGTTCACCGACAACGGCGCGGTGACGTTGCGGATCGCCCCGGCCGCCGAGAACGCCGTCTTCGACGTGCCGGCGTTGACCAACGCCCGGCAGGTGATCGCCTTCACGGTGATCGACAGCGGGATCGGCATCTCCGACGACAAGCTGTCGCTGATCTTCGAGGCGTTCCAGCAGGCGGACGGGACCACCAGCCGGCGGTACGGCGGCACCGGGCTGGGCCTGTCGATCAGCCGGGACCTGGCGCGACTGCTGGGTGGTGCGATCAGCGTCTCGTCGGCGCCCGGGCAGGGTTCGACGTTCACTCTCTTCGTACCCGATGTGCTGGCGCCGGACGCGGTGGTGGCGCCGCAGGCCCCCTCGCCGAGCCGCGCGGGCCTGCCGTCTTCCCTGCTCATGCCGATGGACGTGCCGCAGCCGGCGGAGACTCCGTCGACCCGGCGGCTGGACGGGGTGACCGTTCTGATCGTCGACGACGACGTCCGGAACGTCTTCGCGCTGACCAGCGCATTGGAACTGCACGGCATGACCGTGCTGTACTCGGACAACGGGGCGGACGGGGTCCGCCTGCTCGCGGAGCATCCGGAGGTGGACATCGTGTTGATGGATGCGATGATGCCGGACCAGGACGGGTACGAGACGACCCGGCAGATCCGGCGCAACCACCGCTTCGCCGACCTGCCGATCGTGTTCCTGACCGCGAAGGCGATGCCGGGGGACCGCGAGTCGGCGCTGGCGGCCGGGGGCAGTGACTACATCACCAAGCCGGTGGACCTGGACGAGCTGATCGAGTTGATGGCCTCCTGGATCAGCGGTGGCCGAGGCGAGGAGAATTCGTGA
- a CDS encoding GbsR/MarR family transcriptional regulator — MPDDDRPARNEEEVHLFVERMAMAWADVGFPRMAGRVLFAVMSADEPLTAAEIGERLGVSAAAVSGAVRYLTQFGMLVREPVKGSRRDHYRMPENPWYEATIVKTSIYKNFIDIASGGVDALHGRATPAGERVAEMRDFFLFVQEEIDSLGERWRARRAATGHGGRADA; from the coding sequence ATGCCAGACGACGACCGCCCCGCCCGCAACGAGGAGGAGGTCCACCTCTTCGTCGAGCGGATGGCGATGGCCTGGGCCGACGTCGGCTTCCCCCGGATGGCCGGCCGGGTGCTCTTCGCCGTGATGAGCGCCGACGAGCCACTGACCGCCGCCGAGATCGGCGAGCGGCTGGGGGTCAGCGCGGCGGCCGTCTCCGGCGCGGTGCGCTATCTGACCCAGTTCGGCATGCTGGTCCGCGAGCCGGTGAAGGGCTCCCGGCGGGACCACTACCGGATGCCGGAGAACCCCTGGTACGAGGCGACCATCGTCAAGACCAGCATCTACAAGAACTTCATCGACATCGCCAGCGGCGGCGTGGACGCCCTGCACGGGCGGGCCACGCCGGCCGGCGAACGGGTGGCCGAGATGCGGGACTTCTTCCTCTTCGTACAGGAGGAGATCGACTCGCTCGGTGAGCGGTGGCGGGCCCGGCGCGCCGCGACGGGACACGGCGGCCGGGCCGACGCCTGA